Proteins encoded by one window of Glycine soja cultivar W05 chromosome 15, ASM419377v2, whole genome shotgun sequence:
- the LOC114385721 gene encoding FCS-Like Zinc finger 15-like yields MVGLSVVLEAQKGSVSKKTPQVINKTMMLSSCSSSSNNKHSSSSAAAAVSSVSLSQHSPFQEAAKFLDQCFLCRKRLLPGKDIYMYKGDRAFCSVECRCKQIFMDEEEIVSIQKDKCCSFTSSSATN; encoded by the exons ATGGTGGGTTTGAGTGTGGTGTTAGAAGCACAGAAAGGCAGTGTTAGCAAGAAGACTCCACAAGTGATTAACAAAACAATGATGCTTAGTAgttgcagcagcagcagcaacaacaaacactcttcttcttctgctgCTGCTGCAGTGAGTAGTGTTTCTCTTTCTCAGCACTCTCCTTTTCAGGAAGCAGCAAAGTTTCTAGACCAATGCTTTCTCTGCAGGAAGAGACTCTTGCCAGGGAAAGACATCTACATGTACAA AGGGGACAGGGCTTTCTGTAGCGTGGAGTGCAGGTGCAAGCAGATTTTCATGGATGAGGAAGAGATTGTTAGTATCCAGAAAGACAAGTGTTGTTCTTTTACTTCTTCCTCAGCAACAAATTGA